DNA sequence from the Brachybacterium sp. P6-10-X1 genome:
GTTCAGCAGGAACCGGGTGCCGGACTCGGCACAGAACCGTGCCAGCTGGTCCACGGCCGGCGCGGGGATCTCCCCCTGGGAGACGACCAGGTCGCTCGCGGCCACCTCGCCGCGCAGGTCCTCCAGGTGCTCCGGCGACCAGGTGCCGTTCGCCCCGGCGAGGATCACGATGCTGTTCTCGCCCGCCTCGTCGACCGTGACGACCGCCAGTCCGGTCTCGACGTCCGGCACCTCCGTGGTGGCCGACAAGTCCGCTCCTGCCTGCCGCAGCAGGTCCAGCGCGAGATCCGCGTCGGGCCCGGTGCCGGTGCGGCCGGCGAAACGGACGTCGCCGCCCAGCCGGGCCGCGGCGCAGGCCTGGTTGGCCCCCTTGCCGCCGGGGGAGCGGCGCGAGCCGGTGCCCAGAAGGGTCTCGCCCGGTTCCGGATGGCGCGGCACGGCAAGGACGAGATCGACGTTCACGGAGCCGACGACGAGGATCCGCCCCTCGCCCGTGCCGTTCTGCGGGGTCGTCATCGGGTTCCTCCGAGGTACCGCTGCGGGTTGGTGGTGATGAGCTGGTCGGCCCGGGTGCGGTCCACGCCCCGCGCCACCAGCAGCTCGAGGAAGGCGGTCGGCACGAGCACGAATCCGCTGCCGCCCAGGCTGCTCCACATCTGCTTGAGGAACAGGTCGTGGCTGAGCAGGATCTGATCGCCGTACCCGAGCTCGACCAGGTGGGCCACGGCATCGGCGGTGTCGCCGATCGCGGGGGAGGCCCCTTCGCCCGGGAAGGAGATGTCCAGCCCGATCATGTCGAACTCGAGCCAGACGCCGCGATCCAGGAGCCGACGCTGGTAGTCGACGTCGGCCCCGGACGGATCGCTGTGGGCGAGGGAGATCCGCGAGGGATCCGCGCCCATCTCGGTCACGGCGATGTCGAGCACCTCGTCGCCGCGGCGCTGCCAGCCGGGCATGTGGATGTTCATCGCGACGTCGGGATTGTCGTGCTGGGCGAGGGCGGCGGCGCGCAGTCCGGCGCGCTCGCCGGCGGTGAAGTCCGGTGAGACGCCGACCTCCCCGATCATGCCGGCGCGCACGCGATCCTCGCCGACGCCCTCCCGGAGCTCGCCCACGATGTGCTGCGCGAGTTCGTCCACGCCGGAGGTCGTGAGGCGCTCTCCCTCGAACTTCTCCAGATAGGGGCCGGTCGACATGATCACGTGCAGGCCCGTCTGGCGGGAGAGATGGACGAGATCCTGCGGAGACCGCCCGATCGCCGCGGATCCGGTGGCGTCGACGATCGTTCCTCCGCCGACGTCCTGGAACGCCGTGGCCTCGGCGCGCACCCCGGCGACGTCCTTCGGGGCGACGTTGTCGGGGCTGCAGTACGGATCCTGCTTGAGCGCCCATTGCACAGAGGGGTCGACGGGGCGGTCGGGCAGGATGCGGCTGAACGGATAGGTCGGCTCGACCAGGCACCCGCGCAGGTCGTTGAACAGATGCTCGTGCGGGAGGACGACGCCGAGCTCGGACGCCTCCACGGCGCCCGTCACGGTCTGCACCGTCGGTTCCGGCGTGGTCATGAGCTCACCTCCTTCGAGCTCGGTTCGATCCCGTCGTGCGCGGTCAGCTGCCGTGCGCTGCTCTGGTCCCGCACACGCTTCGAGGGGATCATCGCGATCGCCGAGGCGCACAGCGCCACCAGAGCGCCGAGGACCGTCACGACATGGACGACGCCCATCCCGGGCAGCAGCGAGTCGATGAGGATCGACCCGACGAGCTGACCGGCGGTGGAGGACAGGGCGAGGAGCAGCAGCCCCAGGCGCCGGACCAGGATCGCCATCAGGCCGATCGAGGCGAGGCCGAGCGGTCCGCCGAGGTACATCCACCAGGTGTCGGGGAGCGCGAAGCTGGCATGTCCCGTCCCCATCCGAACGACGAAGGCGATGGTCAGGAACAGGAACCCGATGAGGAAGTTCCAGGTGATCGAGACCAGCATCGACCCGGCGAGCTTGCCGATGTTCGAGTTGCCGGCGGGCTGCCAGCCGGCGAGCAGACCGCCCGCGAACGGCAGGACGATCAGCGCGAGCGCGTGCGGGGTCTCGAAGTTGGGGGAGACGACCAGGACGGTCGCGACGACGGCGAGCACCGCACCGATGAGCCGGAACACGCTCAGCGCCTGCTTGAAGGGGATCCCGATGCCGAGGCGATCGCACACCACGCCGGAGATGACCATGCCGGAGATCAGGGCGGTCTGGAAGGTCGCGACCCCCAGGGCGCCGACGGAGATGCCCTCCGACAGGACGATCATCGC
Encoded proteins:
- a CDS encoding ribokinase, with protein sequence MTTPQNGTGEGRILVVGSVNVDLVLAVPRHPEPGETLLGTGSRRSPGGKGANQACAAARLGGDVRFAGRTGTGPDADLALDLLRQAGADLSATTEVPDVETGLAVVTVDEAGENSIVILAGANGTWSPEHLEDLRGEVAASDLVVSQGEIPAPAVDQLARFCAESGTRFLLNLAPVIDVDERTLATADPLVVNESEGRLALAALTGAEAPDDDATTVQQLRRAGVSSVVMTRGAQGAIVSDEAATIDVSSPSVVAVDTTGAGDAFVGALALGLARGERLRHACRRAVRVGAFAVTRHGAQHSYPDVGDELPAS
- a CDS encoding phosphotriesterase; the encoded protein is MTTPEPTVQTVTGAVEASELGVVLPHEHLFNDLRGCLVEPTYPFSRILPDRPVDPSVQWALKQDPYCSPDNVAPKDVAGVRAEATAFQDVGGGTIVDATGSAAIGRSPQDLVHLSRQTGLHVIMSTGPYLEKFEGERLTTSGVDELAQHIVGELREGVGEDRVRAGMIGEVGVSPDFTAGERAGLRAAALAQHDNPDVAMNIHMPGWQRRGDEVLDIAVTEMGADPSRISLAHSDPSGADVDYQRRLLDRGVWLEFDMIGLDISFPGEGASPAIGDTADAVAHLVELGYGDQILLSHDLFLKQMWSSLGGSGFVLVPTAFLELLVARGVDRTRADQLITTNPQRYLGGTR
- a CDS encoding DMT family transporter, with the translated sequence MTTLQDNVVHERPPVAKTASVGLFVLFTVLAGTLGPMQSAVNGRLGADLGDGHLASIVSFGSGLLLMLVIILPRASTRRAFLALPGQLRRGSIPWPNFFAGLCGAMIVLSEGISVGALGVATFQTALISGMVISGVVCDRLGIGIPFKQALSVFRLIGAVLAVVATVLVVSPNFETPHALALIVLPFAGGLLAGWQPAGNSNIGKLAGSMLVSITWNFLIGFLFLTIAFVVRMGTGHASFALPDTWWMYLGGPLGLASIGLMAILVRRLGLLLLALSSTAGQLVGSILIDSLLPGMGVVHVVTVLGALVALCASAIAMIPSKRVRDQSSARQLTAHDGIEPSSKEVSS